In Elaeis guineensis isolate ETL-2024a chromosome 1, EG11, whole genome shotgun sequence, a genomic segment contains:
- the LOC105036588 gene encoding receptor-like kinase TMK4 produces MKKKKKQKGLINSAAMRTWTSPLLLLFCAILCFNSAVLGDTDPNDMAILDEFRKGLDNPELLKWPANSTDPCGEKWEHVFCDGSRVSQIQVANLGLSGSLPQDLNKLEMLSNVGFQRNNFVGKLPSFSGLSNLQYAYFSGNQFDTIPSDFFVGLTNLQVMSLDENPLNQSTGWRVPQELANSVQLMNLTLMNCSLVGRLPDFLGTLSNLKVLELSYNSLSGEIPANFAGSNLQILWLNNQNGPGFSGSINVIASMTMLTDVWLHGNGFTGPIPTEIGACTSLQQLSLNGNQLVGLIPANLTSLPELGSLKLDNNFFMGPIPNVKFNFSYSQNLFCQSTPGLPCSPEVTALLEFLEGVNYPLNLAKSWSGNDPCSGWLGISCSANKVSDIHLANFQLDGTISPSLGELDSLTNIRLNGNNLTGTIPQNLTSLKSLQMLNLSSNNLSPPVPKFGNGVTVLVDGNPLFKSSNSSGSPSGNGSPPAPGGSSSSPSGGGSGSTTGSKNSKKVNVLIIAVPIGVGVSVVGLVSLLLFCRRKRKKSAFTVPNSIVIHPRDPSDVDNMVKIVVANNASNSIAGSDLQSGEDGGVSKLNVFEGGNFVISVQVLRNATRNFAPENVVGKGGFGVVYKGELHDGTMIAVKRMEAAVLSNKALDEFQAEIAVLTKVRHRNLVSILGYCVEGNERLLVYEYMPQGALSQHLFQWKQHNLEPLSWKKRLNIALDVARGMEYLHSLAHQCFIHRDLKSSNILLSDDYRAKVADFGLVKLAPDGKNSVATRLAGTFGYLAPEYAVTGKITTKADVFSFGVVLMELVTGLAALDEGRPEESRYLASWFCYMKTTKEKLKDAVDPSLDVTDEAFESISIIAELAGHCVAREPHQRPDMGYAVNVLAPLVDKWRPMKDDQEECLGIDLRQPLLQMVKGWQAADGTTDASSVSLDDSKGSIPARPAGFAESFTSADGR; encoded by the exons atgaagaaaaagaagaagcaaaagggtTTAATCAAT AGTGCTGCCATGAGGACTTGGAccagtcctcttcttcttcttttctgtgCAATTTTGTGCTTCAATTCGGCGGTTTTGGGCGACACCGACCCAAATGACATGGCCATCCTCGACGAATTCCGCAAGGGATTGGACAATCCAGAGCTCCTGAAATGGCCGGCCAACAGCACGGACCCCTGCGGCGAGAAGTGGGAACATGTCTTCTGTGATGGTTCTCGGGTGTCGCAGATCCAGGTGGCGAATCTTGGACTGAGTGGTTCTCTCCCCCAAGATTTAAATAAGCTCGAGATGCTCAGCAATGTTGGCTTTCAAAGAAACAATTTCGTTGGAAAATTGCCATCTTTCAGCGGGCTGTCCAACTTACAGTATGCCTATTTCAGCGGCAATCAGTTCGACACCATTCCCTCGGATTTCTTCGTCGGCCTCACCAATTTGCAGGTCATGTCTTTGGATGAGAACCCTTTGAATCAGAGCACCGGCTGGAGGGTGCCTCAGGAGTTGGCAAATTCAGTTCAGCTGATGAATCTCACATTGATGAATTGTAGTCTTGTCGGTCGGCTGCCGGACTTCTTGGGGACGTTGTCTAACCTGAAAGTTTTGGAGCTGTCCTACAACAGTCTCTCAGGTGAGATCCCAGCAAATTTCGCTGGGTCGAACCTGCAAATTCTGTGGCTCAACAACCAGAATGGGCCGGGGTTCAGTGGCTCCATCAATGTCATCGCCTCCATGACCATGCTCACCGATGTTTGGCTTCATGGGAATGGCTTCACCGGCCCAATCCCGACCGAGATTGGGGCCTGTACTTCGTTGCAGCAGCTGTCGCTCAATGGCAACCAGCTTGTCGGCCTTATTCCGGCGAATCTAACCTCTCTGCCGGAGCTCGGGTCGCTGAAATTGGATAACAATTTTTTCATGGGCCCTATTCCAAATGTGAAATTCAATTTCAGTTACTCCCAGAATTTATTTTGCCAGTCCACTCCCGGACTTCCTTGCTCACCTGAAGTCACTGCACTTCTGGAGTTCCTCGAAGGTGTGAATTACCCGCTGAATCTCGCTAAATCATGGTCTGGTAATGATCCTTGCTCTGGCTGGTTGGGGATATCCTGCTCTGCTAATAAGGTGTCAGACATACATCTGGCTAACTTTCAATTGGATGGCACGATCAGCCCTTCCCTTGGTGAATTAGATTCTCTTACCAACATCAGACTTAATGGAAACAATCTTACTGGCACAATTCCTCAAAACTTAACAAGCTTGAAATCCCTACAAATGTTGAATCTTTCTTCAAACAATCTCTCTCCTCCTGTTCCAAAGTTCGGTAATGGTGTGACAGTACTTGTTGATGGGAAtccattatttaaatcttctaattcTTCAGGTTCTCCATCTGGCAATGGCTCCCCACCGGCTCCCGGTGGTTCATCTTCCTCTCCTAGTGGTGGGGGATCTGGATCTACTACTGGCTCAAAAAATTCAAAGAAGGTGAATGTTCTGATAATTGCTGTCCCAATTGGAGTTGGTGTTTCGGTCGTAGGACTAGTCTCTCTACTTTTGTTCTGCCGTCGGAAGAGGAAAAAGAGTGCTTTTACAGTACCGAATTCAATTGTTATCCACCCTAGAGACCCATCTGATGTTGACAACATGGTCAAGATTGTGGTTGCAAATAATGCCAGCAACAGCATAGCTGGTAGTGATCTTCAGAGTGGAGAGGATGGTGGTGTGAGCAAACTTAATGTGTTCGAAGGAGGGAACTTTGTAATATCAGTGCAAGTTCTTCGTAATGCAACTcgaaattttgccccagaaaatgTGGTTGGAAAGGGTGGATTTGGGGTAGTTTACAAAGGAGAACTGCATGATGGAACGATGATAGCAGTTAAGAGGATGGAGGCTGCTGTTTTGAGTAACAAGGCTTTAGATGAATTCCAGGCAGAAATTGCAGTTCTTACGAAGGTCCGGCACCGTAATTTAGTATCCATATTGGGTTATTGTGTGGAAGGCAATGAGAGGCTTCTAGTTTATGAGTACATGCCACAAGGAGCTTTGAGCCAGCATCTTTTTCAGTGGAAGCAGCACAATTTGGAGCCATTGTCTTGGAAAAAGAGGCTTAATATTGCACTGGATGTTGCACGTGGGATGGAGTATCTTCATAGCTTGGCTCATCAGTGCTTCATCCACAGAGACCTTAAGTCATCAAATATACTCCTTAGTGATGACTACAGGGCAAAAGTTGCTGATTTTGGGCTTGTTAAGCTTGCACCTGATGGAAAGAATTCTGTAGCGACTAGGCTTGCAGGAACATTTGGATATCTAGCTCCTGAATATGCTG TGACTGGAAAAATCACAACAAAGGCTGATGTATTCAGTTTTGGAGTGGTGCTAATGGAGCTAGTGACTGGTTTAGCAGCGCTTGATGAGGGTCGGCCTGAGGAAAGCCGTTATCTAGCATCTTGGTTTTGTTACATGAAAACTACTAAGGAAAAGCTCAAGGATGCCGTTGACCCATCGCTTGATGTCACGGATGAGGCCTTTGAAAGTATATCCATCATTGCAGAACTTGCAGGCCATTGTGTTGCACGAGAACCTCACCAACGGCCTGACATGGGCTATGCAGTAAATGTGCTCGCCCCACTGGTTGACAAATGGAGGCCCATGAAAGATGATCAAGAAGAATGTTTGGGCATTGACTTACGCCAACCCCTCCTTCAAATGGTAAAAGGATGGCAAGCTGCTGATGGCACCACAGATGCCAGTTCAGTGAGCCTTGATGACAGTAAGGGAAGCATTCCGGCCAGGCCTGCTGGATTTGCGGAGTCCTTCACTTCTGCAGATGGCCGGTGA